One window from the genome of Cherax quadricarinatus isolate ZL_2023a chromosome 85, ASM3850222v1, whole genome shotgun sequence encodes:
- the LOC128703188 gene encoding N-acetylaspartate synthetase — protein sequence MWRETVLIRAVRSSDMEAVREVYRSSQVVMSRQEFIIHLLRLFKHPYLVILTVIIFLLLYCILQDVVWAAVWGVWVVVVLEGSRYWMFWRQIRRVFQPGPDLLNLMCYYSHSRRLFLVAEVDGEIVGTAAVRETDDPYTAKLMRMFVHPRFRRKNIASRLVEACHSEADHLGYKAVELLTHTTNHSAIKCYLKAGYTPLYVKNFARLYPHTFDTIHFIWKIK from the exons ATGTGGAGAGAAACAGTGTTGATAAGAGCAGTGAGGAGCAGTGATATggaggctgtgagggaggttTATAGGTCCTCTCAAGTAGTTATGTCCAGGCAGGAGTTTATTATCCACCTCCTGCGCCTCTTCAAACATCCTTACCTCGTCATCCTCACCGTTATCATCTTCCTCTTACTTTACTGCATCCTGCAG GATGTGGTGTGGGCGGCGGTGTGGGgcgtgtgggtagtggtggtactggaagGTAGTCGGTACTGGATGTTCTGGAGGCAGATCCGCAGAGTGTTCCAGCCTGGACCTGACCTTCTCAACCTGATGTGCTACTACTCACACTCTCGCAG ATTGTTCTTggtggctgaggtggatggtgaaATAGTTGGCACTGCAGCTGTGAGAGAGACTGATGATCCGTACACTGCTAAGCTGATGAGAATGTTCGTCCACCCAAGATTTAGAAGGAAAAACATCGCCTCAAG GTTGGTAGAGGCGTGCCACAGTGAAGCTGACCATCTGGGTTACAAGGCAGTAGAGCTACTAactcacaccaccaaccacagTGCCATCAAGTGCTACCTGAAGGCAGGTTACACTCCACTCTACGTGAAGAACTTCGCTCGCCTGTATCCCCACACTTTTGACACCATTCACTTTATttggaaaataaaataa